The following are from one region of the Nerophis ophidion isolate RoL-2023_Sa linkage group LG20, RoL_Noph_v1.0, whole genome shotgun sequence genome:
- the notum2 gene encoding carboxylesterase notum2 encodes MRILGQIVFWLSLGEIYSGITKVKSSKKSTHPKQAGNTVQPSPAAHLSAGSISNNRAAAGARAKQPTEEMRLHFLKNAHVTCNDGTIAGFYLKENRGSRRWLLFLEGGWCCYSKETCDSRYQNIPRLMSSSGWPLTKSGSGILSSQVAENPYWHNSNIVFIPYCSSDVWSGTGPVPAPAPKPRQGKEKERGRNANTTEYAFMGSLIIREVIKDLVPKGIKQAKVVMLSGTSAGGTGVLLNIERVASQLEQLGAEAQVRGLVDSGWFLESKQQRSPNCPETVTCSPEDAIKVGLRLWNGVVPERCRRLYKKGEEWQCFFGHRLYSTLTSPLFVVQWLFDEEQLRVENIYMGGQHMSEEQWQYMQNLGRELMNSLRDVTAVFAPSCLSHTVITKSNWMTFQVKGTSLPRALHCWDRSLEATRNNRTPSKGCPFHLVDSCQWPQCNPTCPALVNEATQQKLTLLQMLAAMGLDLQKLGLNPQGDVHFMASVVSDGG; translated from the exons ATGAGGATACTTGGCCAGATAGTTTTTTGGCTTTCTCTGGGCGAAATCTACTCTGGGATTACAAAAGTGAAATCCAGCAAGAAATCTACGCATCCCAAGCAAGCAGGCAACACCGTCCAGCCTTCCCCCGCGGCTCATCTCTCTGCTGGAAGCATATCAAACAACAGAGCTGCTGCAGGAGCTCGAGCCAAACAACCCACGGAGGAAATGAGGCTGCACTTTCTCAAGAACGCACATGTTACATGTAACGACGGAACAATAGCTGG GTTTTACCTAAAAGAGAACAGAGGAAGCCGCAGATGGTTGTTATTTCTGGAAG GGGGCTGGTGCTGCTACAGCAAAGAGACCTGTGATTCCAGGTACCAAAATATCCCTCGACTGATGAGCTCATCAGGTTGGCCCCTGACAAAAAGTG GGAGCGGAATACTGTCATCTCAAGTGGCAGAGAATCCTTACTGGCATAATTCAAACATTGT ATTCATCCCATATTGCTCCAGTGATGTGTGGAGTGGGACCGGGCCTGTCCCGGCCCCAGCTCCAAAACCACGACAGGGGAAGGAAAAAGAACGAGGTAGAAACGCAAACACAA CTGAGTATGCTTTCATGGGATCGCTCATTATTCGTGAGGTCATCAAAGACCTCGTCCCCAAAGGAATCAAGCAGGCCAAGGTTGTCATGCTCTCTGGTACAAG TGCTGGGGGTACAGGGGTCCTGCTGAACATTGAGCGAGTGGCCAGTCAGCTGGAGCAGCTTGGTGCAGAGGCACAGGTCCGGGGCCTTGTGGATTCCGGATGGTTTCTTGAAAGTAAACAGCAAAGGTCACCTAACTGCCCCGAGACAGTTACCTGTTCCCCTGAAGATGCTATCAAGGTCGGCCTGAG ATTGTGGAACGGTGTGGTGCCTGAAAGATGTCGGCGCCTTTATAAGAAAGGCGAGGAGTGGCAGTGCTTTTTTGGACACAGACTGTATTCAACCTTGACCT CGCCCCTGTTTGTTGTGCAGTGGCTGTTTGACGAGGAACAGCTGAGGGTGGAGAACATCTATATGGGAGGCCAGCACATGAGTGAGGAACAGTGGCAATATATGCAAAACTTGGGCAGGGAACTGATGAACTCCCTGAGAGATGTCAC AGCGGTATTCGCCCCTTCCTGCCTCTCCCATACAGTGATTACCAAAAG CAACTGGATGACTTTCCAAGTAAAAGGCACTTCTCTTCCGCGGGCCCTGCACTGCTGGGACAGGAGCCTGGAAGCCACTCGCAACAACAGAACGCCGTCCAAAGGCTGTCCGTTCCACCTGGTGGACAGCTGCCAGTGGCCTCAGTGTAACCCCACCTGCCCGGCCTTGGTGAACGAGGCCACCCAGCAGAAGCTCACCCTGCTGCAGATGCTGGCAGCCATGGGACTCGACCTGCAGAAGCTGGGCTTGAATCCTCAAGGGGACGTACATTTCATGGCCAGCGTGGTCAGCGATGGGGGCTAA